The DNA window ACTCGGCGAACGCACCGTGGACGAGGACGACGGTGACATCGGGCATGGCTTCCTCCGAAAACGCGGTTGGGCTGTGCCGAAAAGACTCGCCGCCCGGGGACACCGTCCGCCCCCGGCGCGGGCCCTGGTCCGCCCCGGCCCGGGACCCTGGCGCGGCACACGCCGCGGCCGGTGACCTGCTGGGCGTAGCGGCGGGCTGCGAACGTCACCCGGGATCCGGCCAGGGTCCGGCCCTGGGGCGTGGCGCCGGTGGCTGGGCCATCGTCGGTGGCGGGTGCCGTACGGGCACCCGGCAGCGATGGGAGTACGACATGGTGGACTTCAAGCTGGAGATCGTAGTGCTGCCGGTCACGGACGTGGACCGGGCGAAGGCGTTCTACACCGGCATCGGGTTCCGGGAGGACGCCGACTTCGCCGGCCCCGGCGGTTTCCGGGTGGTGCAACTGACGCCGCCGGGATCCGCGGGCCACCCCGCCGGCCGAGACGGTGATCAGCCGGGCAGCCCCGCCAGGGCGTTCTGCGGCAGCGCGGTTCGCAGCTCCCGACGGTTGCTGATGCCGAGCTTGGTGAAGACCTTCCGCAAATGCCACTCCACGGTGCGGCCGCTGAGGAACAGCTCGGCGCCGATCTCCACGTTCGACTGCCCGTCGCGGGCGCGCCGGGCAATCTGCCGCTCCTGGGCGGTCAGCTCGGTCGACGCCGCGAGCACCCGGGACCGGGCGGGCGCGCCGGTTGCGGCCAGTTCCCGGCCGGCTCTCTCGGCGAAGGCCTCGGCACCGAAGGACACGAACATCTCGTGCGCCGTACGCAGAGCGGCACGCGCGTCGGAGGTCCGGCCGGCCCGGCGTAGCCATTCGCCGTACACCAGGTGGGTCCGGGCCGACATGAACGCGGCGCGGCACCGGCCCAGCCGCTCGATCGCCTCGCGATAGAGCGGCTCGGCAGCCGCACCGTCGGTGACCAGAGCCCGCGAACGTGCTTCGACGCCGAGCCCCCATTCGCCGCCGCTCGGACCGGTACGGGTGGCGAGCCGCTCCAGAGCCTGAGAGGCAGCCGCCCGGTCACCGCAGCGTTCGGCTGCCTCGACCAGCTCGACCAGCGCCCAGTTCGCGAACCCGGCCTCCGGCGGGTACGACGTCGCGTTTGTCGCCGCGGCATGCGCCTGCGCGTAATGGCCCAGCCCGTTGTGCAGCACCGCGGTGAACATGTGCATGGCCGTCAGCACCGCACCTTGGCCGCGTGCGGTGAGCGTTTCGGTGACACCAGGCAGCAGTCGCGCCACGTCGGCTTCCTGACCGCGCCACGCGGCCACGGCGAGCGCCGCTACGGGCGGCTGGCCGTCACCGGTGGCCACGCCTACCGCGTCGACCTCGTCGATCAGCGCGGCCGCCTGTGCGATCTCACCTTGGTGCAGATGCAGGGCGAGCCGCTGGTAGAGGATGAAGGTCAAACCGCTGAGCGCGCCGGTGGTCCGCGCGATCCGCAGATGCCGGGAGGTCAGTTCCTGCCAGGTCTCGTCGTCCCATACCGTGTGGGCGGCGTGCGACACGACGTAGAACTGCTCGACCATGTCCTGGTCGGTAGCGCTACCGCGAATGCCGTCCAGCGCCCGCCGCACGAGAGGGGCGCCGCCGTCGAACCCGTCGGTGTACAACTGCGCCAGGCCGTCGAGTAGCAGGTCCGGCGCGGCGGCCGCGCCCTCGGGGAGCGGAGCTTTGCTGGCAGCGGCGGCGACCTCGGCCAGCCCCGTGTCGCCGGCGAACCGGCCGACGAACACCGCTCCGGCGAACGCCGCCAGGTATGTCCTGCGGGCCCGGACAACGTCGATGCCCTCGAACCGCTGAGCCGCGTCGAGCAGCAGCCCGGGCGCCTCGGTGCTGCGTGTGGGCGAGGCGAACGCCATCTCCGCGCGCAGCAGGCTGATGCGGGCGCC is part of the Actinoplanes missouriensis 431 genome and encodes:
- a CDS encoding helix-turn-helix transcriptional regulator — encoded protein: MLRGRDNERAVLAGLVEASRGGHSGAVVLTGAAGMGKTALLDEAVAAARDLPVARVAGIESERELPFAALHQLCGPLLPRIDRLPQPQRDALEITFGLQAGAVPEPFLVGLAVLSLLAEAAAEQPLVCVIDDAQWLDQASARTLAFVARRLLAESVVMIFAVREPAAETMSILRSLPELRITGLRDADARELLAEVVRWPLDVDVREAILAEARGNPLALLELPQTWSPATLAGGFGLPQGRIEESFLRRVDILPADARMLLLLAAADPVGDTALLRRATAHLQLSPEAGDPLRTAGLLQIGSRVVFRHTLVRSAVYGAASSADRRRAHQALAHATSPETDPDRHAWHHAHATIGEDESVALKLEASAGRAQARGGLAAAAAFLQRAAELSADPARRADRALLAARATYRAGSPDAATALLASSSAGPPDELRGARISLLRAEMAFASPTRSTEAPGLLLDAAQRFEGIDVVRARRTYLAAFAGAVFVGRFAGDTGLAEVAAAASKAPLPEGAAAAPDLLLDGLAQLYTDGFDGGAPLVRRALDGIRGSATDQDMVEQFYVVSHAAHTVWDDETWQELTSRHLRIARTTGALSGLTFILYQRLALHLHQGEIAQAAALIDEVDAVGVATGDGQPPVAALAVAAWRGQEADVARLLPGVTETLTARGQGAVLTAMHMFTAVLHNGLGHYAQAHAAATNATSYPPEAGFANWALVELVEAAERCGDRAAASQALERLATRTGPSGGEWGLGVEARSRALVTDGAAAEPLYREAIERLGRCRAAFMSARTHLVYGEWLRRAGRTSDARAALRTAHEMFVSFGAEAFAERAGRELAATGAPARSRVLAASTELTAQERQIARRARDGQSNVEIGAELFLSGRTVEWHLRKVFTKLGISNRRELRTALPQNALAGLPG